A single Desulfovibrio sp. Fe33 DNA region contains:
- a CDS encoding polysaccharide deacetylase family protein — protein MSREVPCIMYHTVGIPKPDWVWSFLTMPFETFDNEMRILKKCGYRTLSSAEFLECHKTGEYPDKAVYLTFDDGYLDNWVFAAPILEKYGFCGTIFVNPDFVDPSRGLRPRYDERPVDELELHGFLNWDEMREMERRGCMEIQSHAMTHTWYFSSPEIVDFHHPGDDHVWMDWNDRPEKKYAYLGADAYRGNWGAPVYAHRKSLSGPMYTPDPSVREGLVAYAAERGEAFFDGAGWREEIGAKARELQASAGEGRMETNEEYLERVRWELTESKRVLERELGRSVDVFCWPGGGYSDEAEAIAASLYKGVTVGSAKRDQGGWDEHGSFKIARIGAQSLFFEDGSIIYPGGWYTCLFLREYQGDGVARFFRQMYKAALLLKRKMAR, from the coding sequence ATGTCGAGAGAAGTGCCGTGCATCATGTATCATACCGTGGGCATTCCCAAGCCCGACTGGGTGTGGAGTTTCCTGACCATGCCTTTTGAAACGTTCGACAACGAGATGCGCATTCTCAAGAAGTGCGGCTACCGGACCCTTTCCAGCGCCGAATTCCTCGAATGCCACAAGACCGGCGAGTATCCCGACAAGGCCGTCTACCTGACCTTTGACGACGGATACCTCGACAACTGGGTGTTCGCCGCGCCCATTCTGGAGAAATACGGCTTTTGCGGGACGATCTTCGTCAACCCGGACTTCGTCGATCCCTCCAGGGGGTTGCGGCCGCGCTACGACGAACGGCCCGTGGACGAACTGGAGCTTCACGGCTTCCTCAATTGGGACGAGATGCGGGAAATGGAGCGGCGCGGGTGCATGGAAATCCAGTCGCACGCCATGACCCACACCTGGTATTTCTCCTCCCCGGAGATTGTGGACTTCCACCATCCGGGAGACGACCACGTCTGGATGGACTGGAACGACAGGCCTGAGAAAAAGTATGCCTATCTTGGTGCGGACGCCTACAGGGGCAACTGGGGCGCGCCGGTCTATGCGCACCGCAAATCCCTGAGTGGTCCGATGTACACTCCGGACCCGTCCGTCCGCGAAGGGCTGGTCGCCTATGCAGCGGAGCGGGGGGAGGCTTTTTTCGATGGGGCCGGTTGGCGCGAGGAGATCGGGGCCAAGGCCCGGGAGCTTCAGGCTTCGGCGGGAGAAGGCCGCATGGAGACCAACGAGGAGTATCTCGAAAGGGTCCGCTGGGAGCTTACGGAATCCAAGCGGGTCCTGGAGCGGGAGCTCGGCAGGAGCGTGGACGTGTTCTGCTGGCCGGGCGGCGGGTATTCCGACGAGGCCGAGGCCATCGCCGCGTCGTTGTACAAGGGCGTCACCGTGGGGTCGGCCAAGCGCGACCAGGGCGGTTGGGATGAGCACGGCAGCTTCAAGATCGCCCGCATCGGCGCGCAGTCGCTCTTCTTCGAGGACGGCTCCATCATTTATCCGGGCGGTTGGTACACCTGCCTGTTTCTCAGGGAATATCAAGGCGACGGCGTGGCCCGCTTCTTTCGGCAGATGTACAAGGCCGCGCTGTTGCTGAAGAGGAAAATGGCCCGCTGA